tggcaaacttcagatgggcctggacatgcgctggcttgagcagggggaccttgcgtgccctgcaggattttaatccatgacggcgtagtgtgttactaatggttttctttgagactgtggtcccagctctcttcaggtcattgaccaggtcctgccgtgtagttctgggctgatccctcaccttcctcatgatcattgatgccccacgaggggAGATCTtgtatggagccccagaccgagggtgattgaccgtcatcttgaacttcttccattttctaataattgcgccaacagttgttgccttctcacctgtagctcatcccagccttgtgcaggtctacaatttaaccctgatgtccttacacagctctctggtcttggccattgtggagaggttggagtctgtttgattgagtgtgtggacaggtgtcttttatacaggtaatgagttcaaacaggtgcagttaatacaggtaatgagtggagaacaggagggattcttaaagaaaaattcacatgtctgtgagagccggaattcttactggttggtaggtgatcaaatacttatgtcatgcattaaaatgaaaatgaattacttaaaaatcatacaatgtgattttcttgactgttgaagtgtacctatgataaaaattacagacctctacatgctttgtgttgctcccgacgccacttgggtaaactgcagcatccaccgagaagTTCTTGCTGCTAAGGGAaagcctgacagcttgaaataagtaggaaaacctgcaaaatcggcagtgtagcaaatacttgttctccccactgtaggttaGTGCATTTGTGTCTTCTTGCATGTATGTGTGAAAGAGAGTGAATGTTTAAAGTGAAATGTCAGCCACATGAGGGCCCTTTTGGCCTTGCTTGAGATTCAACTCTGGCTTCTATaataagggtgtgtgtgttcgtgtgtgagCAGGCGGCCCAGCGTTACTACCAGGCCTATGGCCTCCTGCCTCGCATTTCACTGCAGAAAGAGGGCGCTGTGAAACACCattacacctggcgaccgtggcAGCTTGCACTGTGCCCGGTCCGcacacaggagtcgctagtgctcGATGGAACAaggacaaaccctccccttacccggacgacgctgggccaattgtgcgccgccccatgggtctcctggtcacggccggctgtatCAGAGCCTTTACACAAACCCAGAATCTCGAGTGGCACAGCTATCACTgtgatgccttagaccactgcgccactcaggaggccccctAGGGGCAACTTCTACCTTAAGTGAAACTGGTGATGGTAATTATGATGGGGGTGATGATGTTCACTGCAGGTCCTGGCTGAGGTGTGTTCGTGGGACCTCGCCCCTGTTCCTGAGCAACACAAGAAGGTCTGTCACAGCCTGGCAGTGGGTgagtatgtggacacacacatacctactgaCCACAGCTGCTCCCGCCCTGCTATATTTCCTGCCACAGAGATGTCTAAACAACACATTGATCACAGAGTTTtggataaaaaatatttttaggaACTATTTCTTGCTTAAGAAGGCGGCGAATGCCTTGGAAGGGAATCCTCAAACTGTTTCCAGGTTACTTAATATAGGTAATGTGTATTTACTTAGTGAGTTTGTATAAACTTGTCATTTTTCCAGTAGTTGGTATTATTTGTTGGTGAAGTACTCTCTTGAAAGCAAAGCTATGAAAGTCAGGCCTTTGTGTTTTTGCGTCCCTGAATGTTGTTTCAGAAGCATCTGCACCCACCAATACAAACTCTATGAGAAACACagacattcagaaagtattcatacctcttgacttattccacataatgttttgtttcagcctgaattcaaaatggattaaagatATAAAAAATCTGATCGGTCTACACACAGtgccccgtaatgacaaagtgaagacatgtttttagagatttttgctcatttattgaaaatgaaataccaaaatatttaatttacaaaagtattcacaaccctaaGTCAATACAtcacctttggcggcgattatgtctgtgagtctttctgggtaagtctccaagagcacacctggattgtgcaatatttgcccattattctttaaaaaaagtattgccatagattttcaagcagatttaagtcaaaactgtaactcagccactcaagaacatttacTGTCTCTTGTTAAGCAACTCCATTTGACCTGTGGTATTAGGTTATTGAAAGGtcaatttatctcccagtgtctggtggaaagcagactgaaccaggttttcctctaggattttgcctgtgcctagctccattccatttctgtttttatcctgaaaactgTTACAAAGCATACCCCCAAAATAATGCAGCCAACACTGCTTGAAAATATGGTGAGTGGCACTCAGTATTGTGTTGTATTTGAATTGcccagtaatgtgttgtatttgtattcaggacaaaaacttaattgctttgccacattttttacaaTATGACTTTAGTGCCTTTAGGATGCAtgattccttcttttcactctgtaaattagtattgtggagtaactacaatgttgttgatccatcctcagttttttcctatcatagccattaaactctgcaactgttttaaagtcaccattggcctcatgatgaattccctgagcggtttccttcctctctgggaactgagttaggaaggacaacctgtgtctttgtagtgactggttgcattgatacaccatccaaagcgtaattaataacttcaccatgctcaaaaggatattcaatgtctgctttttgaatgtttacccatctacaaataggtgcccttctttgcgaggcactagaaaatcaaatcaaatcgaatcaaatttatttatatagcccttcgtacatcagctgatatctcaaagtgctgtacagaaacccagcctaaaaccccaaacagcaagcaatgcaggtgtagaagcacggtggctaggaaaaactccctagaaaggccaatacctaggaagaaacctagagaggaaccaggctatgtggggtggccagtcctcttctggctgtgccgggtggagattataacagaacatggccaagatgttcaaatgttcataaatgaccagcatggtcgaataataataaggcagaacagttgaaactggagcagcagcacagtcaggtggaagttgaaactggagcagcagcatggccaggtggactggggacagcaaggagtcatcatgtcaggtagtcctggggcatggtcctagggctcaggtcctccgagagagagaaagaaagagagaaggagagaattagagaacgcacacttagattcacacaggacaccgaataggacaggagaagtactccagatataacaaactgaccccagccccccgacacataaactactgcagcataaatactggaggctgagacaggaggggtcaggagacactgtggccccatccgaggacacccccggacagggccaaacaggaaggatataaccccacccactttgccaaagcacagcccccacaccactagagggatatcttcaaccaccaacttaccatcctgagacaaggctgagtatagcccacaaagatctccgccacggcacaacccaaggggggggggcgccaacccagacaggatgaccacaacagtgaatcaacccactcaggtgacgcaccccctccagggacggcatgagagagccccagcaagccagtgactcagcccccgtaatagggttagaggcagagaatcccagtggaaagaggggaaccggccaggcagagacagcaagggcggttcgttgctagAAAACATCCCttttctttgtggttgaatttgtgtttgaaattcactgcttgactgagggaccttacgtataattgtatgtgtggggtacagagaggaggttgtcattcaaaaatcctgttaaacactattatttcacacagagttagtccatgcaacttattatgtgacttgttaagcacatttttactggACTAACTTATCTAGGCCATAGCAAAGGGATTAAATActcattgactcaagacatttcagattttcatttttacattatggggtattgtgtgtaggccagtgatcaaaaaatacaaatttaatacattttaaactcttttttaacacaataaaatgtggataaagtcaaagggtgtgaatactttctgaaggtattgTATGATACTGACTTGTAAGTCTCTGTGCTATGTCCCTGTATGGGCTTGTAGGGGCACATGATTCAGTACGCTCTGTTCAGTGATGGTCACAGCACCGCCCCGCTTTCTGCAGTAGCTTGACAGGCAGCGGTGAGTGTGCAGGACAGGCCAGGCTAGGTGTTTTTAGTTGTAAAATGGTCTAACTCTGACATTTGAGGCCGTCTTTTATACAAAATCttgtctctccactctcccccgCCCATGCCCTCGTAGTGTCTGGAGGAGTTGGACTCGAGTGTGAACCTGTTGGGTGATGGACCCTGTTCGGCCTGCTGTCAGCCTGCCCACTACTGGGCAGCCTCTCCCTGCCGGCCTGCAGCCTCACAGCCTGCTACCAGTAGCCATACAGCCTCATACTGGCCAGCGCCTTTGCAGATAAACAGCAACACTGCATCGTACTGGCCAGTACCCTGGCAGGTAAACAGGCTCATTGATAACCTTTTTAAACTGATATACAAATATTATTAGCATTAGATCATTTATATAAATGGTGAAAAGCACAGGAGCCAGAATGGAACCTTGGGGGACACCTGTTTTCAACTCCACATGGATACATTGCTATCTGTTGATGAGGTGGTTCTTGAAATGTGACCTAAGAATCAAAATCATGTCATTGTCCTACAGGAACAGGGCACCTGAAGTCAGTGAATCTGTCCCATAACGCCCTGTGCTCTATGGGCTTTGAGCTGGTCCTGAAGACTCTGCCTCTCCAATGTCTCACTCAACTCGA
This genomic stretch from Oncorhynchus kisutch isolate 150728-3 linkage group LG7, Okis_V2, whole genome shotgun sequence harbors:
- the LOC109894660 gene encoding uncharacterized protein LOC109894660 isoform X2, which produces MTPDLPHHPRPTTGLSRSWLRCVRGTSPLFLSNTRRSVTAWQWCLEELDSSVNLLGDGPCSACCQPAHYWAASPCRPAASQPATSSHTASYWPAPLQINSNTASYWPVPWQEQGT